A genomic segment from Bos mutus isolate GX-2022 chromosome 27, NWIPB_WYAK_1.1, whole genome shotgun sequence encodes:
- the LOC138985940 gene encoding beta-defensin 109-like — MRLHLLLSALFFLTLLSPVRSGMGSARNHCLNLEGICRRDTCRTTEDIIAYCQRRWKCCRSWWILMPVPTPAIYSDYVEPIKPRIK; from the exons ATGAGGCTCCACCTGCTGCTCTCTGCACTCTTCTTCTTGACCCTCTTATCCCCAG TAAGAAGTGGTATGGGTTCTGCACGAAACCACTGTCTCAATCTGGAAGGCATTTGCAGAAGAGACACCTGCAGAACAACAGAGGACATAATTGCCTACTGCCAAAGAAGGTGGAAGTGCTGTCGGTCGTGGTGGATCCTCATGCCAGTTCCAACGCCCGCTATCTATTCAGATTATGTAGAACCCATTAAGCCTAGGATAAAATGA
- the DEFB1 gene encoding LOW QUALITY PROTEIN: beta-defensin 1 (The sequence of the model RefSeq protein was modified relative to this genomic sequence to represent the inferred CDS: inserted 3 bases in 2 codons; substituted 2 bases at 2 genomic stop codons), translated as MTRGSQQELARQKNKKRQSSSVKGKHXSCWDDCSPSTGTCRSRSRSXKRQKGRGKPSSFGALCATLLPLACAPEASAPTLGFPAAGLXGPRTDGVPFAMSLQXVPFVLPSPQVASLPFSHSQRCLTIKCTLCCAGQLTALGQQSDSYICAGKGGTYNLSPCPLYNRIEGTCSRGKAKCCIR; from the exons ATGACACGAGGTAGCCAGCAGGAACTTGCCCGCCAGAAGaataagaaaaggcagagcagcTCGGTTAAGGGAAAGC TGAGCTGCTGGGACGATTGTTCCCCAAGCACAGGGACATGCAGATCACGCAGcagaagctgaaaaaggcaaaagggaAGGGGGAAGCCAAGTAGCTTTGGAGCTTTGTGTGCAACCCTCTTGCCCTTGGCCTGTGCACCTGAAGCCAGTGCCCCCACGCTGGGGTTTCCTGCCGCAGGGCT CGGGCCCAGGACTGATGGCGTTCCCTTTGCCATGAGTCTGCAGTGAGTCCCTTTTGTGCTTCCTTCCCCTCAGGTAGCCTCTCTCCCTTTCAGCCACTCTCAGAGG TGCTTGACCATTAAGTGTACACTATGCT GTGCTGGCCAGCTTACAGCTCTCGGCCAGCAGTCTGACAGCTACATATGTGCCGGGAAAGGGGGAACCTACAATCTATCGCCCTGCCCCCTCTACAACAGGATCGAAGGCACCTGCTCCAGGGGCAAAGCCAAGTGCTGCATCCGTTGA